From a single Opisthocomus hoazin isolate bOpiHoa1 chromosome 6, bOpiHoa1.hap1, whole genome shotgun sequence genomic region:
- the SFR1 gene encoding swi5-dependent recombination DNA repair protein 1 homolog isoform X2 yields the protein MEEPVLDKLTSLCHTPEASGTAVPQGTSSWKQPMSAALRERLRKTRRSFNANFTVAKRLKIDTEEKDCADADKGCQPKTSTDCSRLQDGSENLERNGTGHTCFKSPVQESGLCGLAENSDVLQVDLGQQQSMEEKVRLVKQVQEKEELLRRLKLVKMYRSKNNLSELQALIAKWRSRTQLMLCELQSAFSADGKKILAQTVVFREAVS from the exons ATGGAAGAACCAGTGCTCGATAAATTAACATCTTTGTGCCATACTCCAGAGGCTTCTGGGACAGCAGTTCCGCAGGGGACTAGTTCATGGAAACAG ccaaTGAGTGCAGCTCTGAGGGAGCGATTAAGGAAAACAAGACGTTCATTTAATGCTAATTTTACAGTGGCAAAGCGGCTCAAAAtagacactgaagaaaaagactgTGCTGATGCTGACAAAGGGTGCCAGCCAAAGACAAGTACAGATTGTTCCAGATTACAAGATGGTTCTGAAAACCTGGAAAGAAATGGCACTGGACATACATGTTTCAAAAGTCCCGTACAGGAGAGTGGTCTCTGTGGATTAGCAGAGAATTCTGATGTGCTACAGGTTGATCTTGGCCAGCAACAGTCCATGGAAGAAAAAGTAAGGCTGGTAAAACAAGTGCAAGAGAAGGAAGAACTGCTTCGAAGGCTCAAACTGGTTAAGATGTATCGATCTAAG AACAACCTGTCTGAACTGCAGGCTTTGATAGCGAAGTGGAGAAGTCGTACCCAGCTGATGCTATGTGAACTACAGTCAGCCTTTTCTGCAGATGGCAAGAAA ATACTGGCCCAGACAGTTGTCTTCAGGGAAGCTGTCTCTTGA
- the SFR1 gene encoding swi5-dependent recombination DNA repair protein 1 homolog isoform X1, with amino-acid sequence MEEPVLDKLTSLCHTPEASGTAVPQGTSSWKQPMSAALRERLRKTRRSFNANFTVAKRLKIDTEEKDCADADKGCQPKTSTDCSRLQDGSENLERNGTGHTCFKSPVQESGLCGLAENSDVLQVDLGQQQSMEEKVRLVKQVQEKEELLRRLKLVKMYRSKNNLSELQALIAKWRSRTQLMLCELQSAFSADGKKVSLTQLIDTFGLEDQLLHYSRTEEDFVDA; translated from the exons ATGGAAGAACCAGTGCTCGATAAATTAACATCTTTGTGCCATACTCCAGAGGCTTCTGGGACAGCAGTTCCGCAGGGGACTAGTTCATGGAAACAG ccaaTGAGTGCAGCTCTGAGGGAGCGATTAAGGAAAACAAGACGTTCATTTAATGCTAATTTTACAGTGGCAAAGCGGCTCAAAAtagacactgaagaaaaagactgTGCTGATGCTGACAAAGGGTGCCAGCCAAAGACAAGTACAGATTGTTCCAGATTACAAGATGGTTCTGAAAACCTGGAAAGAAATGGCACTGGACATACATGTTTCAAAAGTCCCGTACAGGAGAGTGGTCTCTGTGGATTAGCAGAGAATTCTGATGTGCTACAGGTTGATCTTGGCCAGCAACAGTCCATGGAAGAAAAAGTAAGGCTGGTAAAACAAGTGCAAGAGAAGGAAGAACTGCTTCGAAGGCTCAAACTGGTTAAGATGTATCGATCTAAG AACAACCTGTCTGAACTGCAGGCTTTGATAGCGAAGTGGAGAAGTCGTACCCAGCTGATGCTATGTGAACTACAGTCAGCCTTTTCTGCAGATGGCAAGAAAGTGAGTCTTACTCAGCTGATAGATACGTTTGGATTAGAAGACCAGTTATTGCACTACAGCAGAACAGAAGAAGATTTTGTAGATGCATAA